The Oryza sativa Japonica Group chromosome 11, ASM3414082v1 DNA window AACAAAAGGAGTCCACCAACTTAATAAGGTAGAGCTGAGTTTAGTTTGAACTGGAAGCTACTTATCTATGCTTCTACATCTCTATTTTCCTAACATGGATAATTTAAGTTTATCTGACTGTCAGTAAAGGTGCTATATGAAAAGTCTCAGTGAATCATATGGTTATTTTACCATGTTGCTAACAATGCAGGGAGATATGCAGTTAGTATATTCAGCATACTTGTATGAAATAAAGTGAATTACACTTAAGTCGGTTATTCTAACAACAGTGCACCACCGTCATGGAAGATGAGACACCATTAAAAGTCTGAACAAATCCAAACAGAACCAAATCATTCATATAACATGATTGATGAATCCAACAATAGATCTTCCTAAATTATGTTCGACCTAAATATACAATATATGACAAACGTTCAAAATTTTCTAATTTGCATACTTCTCtccgaaaaaaagaaaagaacttcGGCACTAGTAAGTTACGTTTCCATATTTCCCAATCAGGTTCACCAAAAAGAAAACATCATTTGGCGAGGTTGAAGATGAATATTTCAACTTTGCAACACAATTTGAAAGGCGTGCAGAGAATTTTACTTTGCTAGTTAAGTAATTTTTCTATGGATAACAGAAGCTATGTAACACATTGCATATATCTAACAAAAGCAACAGTAGTACATATTTATGTGTTACTGCAATCAATTCACGAGATGTAGAAACATTTTCATTTCAATCATCACCATTATTGGAGTCTACAATTTTTTCATGTTAGAAATAGAAACTTATACTCATCAACATTCTCTATGACCATTAGTACCAAATGTGCAGGTATATCAGTACAACTTATTATAAACATAAGTCATCCCAATTAATTTTAGAATAGTTAAAACAACTCATCACAAACAGGACATGTTTGATGTTGTTTGCAGAAAAAGAATTAGTTGCAACAGAGTGCGTCAAGATGATACAAATAAAAGGACATAAAATTGGCACTAGATGCTTACCAATTTCACAGGAATGCCTCCACCTCCACATTCAGCAAGCGTGCTAATGATTTTCTCGGAGTGCTTGGTTATGCCAGTCATGGTCTTGCTTGTTCTTGAAATAATTCTTGCATTTTGTGCACTGGAACGTCCTCCCCTTATTCTCAGACATGAATTTGGGGTGGACGCGCTTGTAGTGTGGCTCCATCCCCCCAGCATCCAAGAACCTCTCCTTGTAGACCCCCGATTGCAAAGATTCCATGTAGCATAGGGCACATGGCTTCCTGGCTGGTTTATTGGGCCTCTTCTTGTTGATTGAGGCAGCGATGTCATACTGGCTCTGCAATCCAGCTGCAACTTCATCAGTGCTGCCTTTCTTGCAGTTGAGATTGGACGCCTGGCAGATGTGCCCCCCCTCTTCTGCATCATCACGGTCGCCCAAACCCTCGTCCCCATCTTCCTCGTAGAAACCCtcttcctcgtcggcgtcggggaCCGCCGCGTACACCGCATCCTGTCCCGCGGCGCCTGCCTCCGCGCCCGCAACAGGAATCGCCGCGAATCCAGGAGGAAAGCcgacgcccgccgcgccgcctccgcccagcACGGGCCCCGCGAATCCACCGCCCAAGAGCCCGTCTCCACCCTCGCCGTCGTCCGCTggtgctcctccgccgcctccattgTCCATATGGTAGGGTAAGCTGAAGCGGAAGCGGAAGCAAGCGCGGGGCGGCGCTACTTGTGCTGATCTTGGGGCGAGGAGCGGTGCGGAAACCGGGATCGGAAACAAGCGCGTCCTTGTGCTGGCCTCGCGCCGGAATCGGGgggcgaggagcggcggcggcggtggcggtggcggtgggcggtggcggttATCGCGCGCCGGAGACGGGGAAGATTGCCTGAAACGGAAAGGGGCCGTGGGGTTTCTCGGGAaggagcgcgcccgcgtggttatGCCGTTTTTACCCTCTCAGGCACGGGCCGGCCCATACTACACTCACCTCGCACCGGCCCACGGCCCGAGAAGTCAGACCCCGCGCCTTCCCGCGCGCGATCGAACCGATGGCTGACGCGTGTCCCCGCGAGCCCAGCGCGACCGCTCCGATCTTTCCACGAGACGTCTCCGAGGCTCGTGTGCGCCGTTTGACCGCTACGTGAGCGTTTGTCAAATACTCtacccgtcaaaaaaaaaaaaaaacctctaaTATTGGTTGAGACCTGtacagattcgttgtattaaaaAAGTCTTATCcaattcattatttttttatgagatggagggagtagtttccTCTCCCTCGTTGCCAGCTTAGCTCAGTTCGTTAACATTAATGGGTTAAAAGACATGAACTACCCTCATTTATATCATATTAATAattctaaatatattttttatcatatattaatataataataaatactAACTAATAAGTAATTTACTAAATACAAAGTGATATCTTAAACGAGCAGTTTGCAAGCTAAGCTCGTTAAAAGAGACAAGCTAAAAGGCTATCTCGGCTTGACTTATTGAGAATACGAGTTCGAGCCAATCCAAGTTGAACTCGCCACGAGTCAATCTGAGCCACAGGTCACGAGCTGTTTTTTTCCACCCCTGCCTagggcacctataatatatgaAAAGGTTGTCCATATAGCTATATATGTGATCACTTAATTATTGTGAGAATGATCCatataacaatttttattaTGAGCTATCCAAATAATATCAAGGCTCTAAGAAATAAATAACAATAACTTTTCAATCCTCTCTTCCCTCATATGATAGCTAATTGAAGGGGACTAGTAGGACCATGCTAATTCCTTCTGTTATTTATGCATTGAGCAACCTTGTCTAATATATAGACCAACCTTGTAATCCAAGAGGGCAAGAGGTATCATATACACTGAGCATACTAGCCAACCAGCGAATTCAGGCCATATGGCCCATTCCAATGCAGTAGTCAAACTCTCTGTGGAAGATTTGTACGGCGTATGTATGATCAAGCAAGTCGGCAATGGTGATTAAATGTCACATCGAGCTTTGACGCCATAGCCGCCAGAATCCTTGGAACTATAAGAGCAGAGCAAGTCAAGCAGTCAAATCAATTGCTCAAGCAAAGAAGCTACTACAGCTTGCTCGGTTCAGTTCAGACACACACAGTGCTCGCCTTGAGCTGCCACCCATTATGGCCGCCGGATTCGTGGACgacgaggggcggcggcggagcggcagcggGAGGGTCACGGCGTTCGTGGCGCTGTCCTGCGCCAcggcggcgatgggcggcgCCATCTACGGCTACGACATCAGCATCGCCGGCGGCGTGTCGTCCATGGAGCCGTTCCTGAGGGACTTCTTCCCGGGCGTGCTCCGGCGgatggcgggaggcggcggcggcgccgacggtggCGCGCCGCGCGTCAGCAACTACTGCAAGTTCGACAGTCAGCTGCTGACGCTCTTCACCTCATCGCTCTACATCTCCGGCCTGCTCACCGCCGTGCTCCTCGCGTCGTGGGTCACGGccagccgcggccgccgcgcgtccATGATCCTCGGCGGCTTCGCCTAcatcgccggcgcggcggtcaGCGGCGCTGCCGTCAACGTGTCCATGGCCATCCTCGGCAGGGCGCTCCTCGGCGTCGGCCTCGGCTTCACCACCCAGGTCACAgcactaaaaaataaattattctcGAATTCTTGATGTGCCATTTGGACAAATCTTGTGCAAAGTTTTTCTAAACTTTGCAAATTCTTGAAACATTTTTGCAGTCTGTGCAACTCTACGTGGCTGAAATGGCACCGGCGCGATACCGGGGAGCATTCAGCAACGGCATCCAGTTCAGCCTGTGTCTCGGAGCTCTCGCCGCCACGACCGTGAACTTCGCCGTGGAGAAGATCAGGGGAGGCTGGGGGTGGAGGCTCTCGCTGGCGCTGGCCGGCGTGCCCGCTGTGTTCCTCACCGTCGGCGCCGTCTTCTTGCCGGAGACGCCGAACAGCCTCGTCCAGCAAGGCAAAGACCGTGACACGGTCAAGGCGTTGCTGCAGAGGATCAGGGgcgtcgacgccgtcgacgacgagctGGACGAGATCGTCGCCGcgaacgccgcggcggcggcggcgcacggcgagaACGGCCTGTGGCTGATCCTGTCGCGGCGCCGGTACAGGCCGCAGCTCGCCATGGCCGTCCTGATACCGGCGTTCACGCAGCTGACGGGCATCAACGCGATCGGGTTCTACCTGCCGGTGCTGCTGCGCACCGTCGGCATGGGCGAGAGCGCGGCGCTGCTCGCCACGGTGATCCTGGTGGTCGTCTCCTCGGCGTCGACGCTCGCGTCCATGTTCCTCGTCGACCGCTTCGGCAGGAGGGCgctgctcctcgccggcggcgcccagATGCTCGTCTCGGAGGCGCTGATCGGCAGCATCATGGCGGCGAAGCTGGGCGACGAAGGCGCGCCGAGCAAGGCGTACGCCACGCTGCTCGTCGTCCTCATCGGCGTCTACTCGACGGGCTTCGGGTGGTCGTGGGGTCCCCTGAGCTGGCTGGTGCCCACCGAGGTCCTGCCGCTGGAGGTCCGGTCGGCGGGGCAGAgcgtggcggtggcgacgtGCTTCGCGCTCACCGTGCTCGTCGCGCAGTGCTTCCTCGCCGCGCTGTGCCGGATGAAGGCGtggatcttcttcttcttcgctggGTGGATCGCCGCCATGACGGCTTTCGTCTACTTCTTCTTGCCGGAGACGAAGGGGATTCCGATCGAACAGGTTGGGAGCGTGTGGGAGGAGCACTGGTTCTGGAGGAGGATAGTTGGGACTGATGAAA harbors:
- the LOC4350836 gene encoding hexose carrier protein HEX6 gives rise to the protein MAAGFVDDEGRRRSGSGRVTAFVALSCATAAMGGAIYGYDISIAGGVSSMEPFLRDFFPGVLRRMAGGGGGADGGAPRVSNYCKFDSQLLTLFTSSLYISGLLTAVLLASWVTASRGRRASMILGGFAYIAGAAVSGAAVNVSMAILGRALLGVGLGFTTQSVQLYVAEMAPARYRGAFSNGIQFSLCLGALAATTVNFAVEKIRGGWGWRLSLALAGVPAVFLTVGAVFLPETPNSLVQQGKDRDTVKALLQRIRGVDAVDDELDEIVAANAAAAAAHGENGLWLILSRRRYRPQLAMAVLIPAFTQLTGINAIGFYLPVLLRTVGMGESAALLATVILVVVSSASTLASMFLVDRFGRRALLLAGGAQMLVSEALIGSIMAAKLGDEGAPSKAYATLLVVLIGVYSTGFGWSWGPLSWLVPTEVLPLEVRSAGQSVAVATCFALTVLVAQCFLAALCRMKAWIFFFFAGWIAAMTAFVYFFLPETKGIPIEQVGSVWEEHWFWRRIVGTDEIHASSKLSK